A window of Streptomyces sp. SAI-127 contains these coding sequences:
- a CDS encoding SGNH/GDSL hydrolase family protein — protein sequence MIGSYVAVGDSFTEGVGDPGPDGAFVGWADRFAVLLADRRPEGDFRYSNLAVRGKLLDQIVEDQLPQAAELAPDLVSFCAGGNDIIRPGTDPDEVAERFERAIARLTEACGTVMVTTGFDTRGVPVLKHLRGKIATYNGHVRAVADRYGCPVLDLWSLKTIQDRRAWDGDRLHLSPEGHTRVALRAGQVLGLEVPADPDQPWPPLPPRGPLDVRRDDVHWAREYLVPWIGRRLRGESSGDHVTAKGVLSPDDIKSRIASVA from the coding sequence GTGATCGGGTCGTACGTGGCGGTGGGGGACAGCTTCACCGAGGGCGTCGGCGACCCCGGCCCCGACGGGGCGTTCGTCGGATGGGCCGACCGGTTCGCGGTACTTCTCGCGGACCGGCGGCCCGAGGGCGACTTCAGGTACAGCAATCTCGCCGTACGCGGGAAGCTGCTCGACCAGATCGTCGAGGACCAGCTTCCGCAGGCCGCCGAACTGGCACCGGACCTGGTGTCGTTCTGCGCCGGCGGCAACGACATCATCCGGCCCGGTACCGACCCCGACGAGGTCGCCGAGCGCTTCGAGCGGGCGATCGCCCGGCTCACCGAGGCGTGCGGCACGGTCATGGTGACGACCGGCTTCGACACGCGTGGCGTTCCCGTGCTCAAGCATCTGCGGGGCAAGATCGCCACGTACAACGGACACGTGCGGGCCGTCGCCGACCGGTACGGCTGCCCGGTGCTCGACCTGTGGTCCCTGAAGACCATTCAGGACCGGCGGGCCTGGGACGGCGACCGGCTGCACCTCTCCCCGGAGGGGCACACGCGTGTGGCGCTCCGTGCGGGCCAGGTCCTCGGCCTCGAGGTCCCGGCCGACCCGGACCAGCCCTGGCCGCCGCTTCCGCCGCGCGGTCCGCTGGACGTGCGACGGGACGACGTCCACTGGGCCCGGGAGTATCTGGTGCCGTGGATCGGGCGTCGGCTGCGGGGGGAGTCCTCCGGGGACCACGTGACGGCCAAGGGTGTGCTGTCGCCGGATGACATCAAGAGCCGGATCGCTTCGGTGGCTTGA
- a CDS encoding DUF6250 domain-containing protein, whose translation MTTTRRAFGALAAGAALAALAPAATASASPRHRRLIAHDDFRHGLGRWAVELEQGGTVTAQRGVLEVDVPAGATIWFRQPLEGPYVLEYTATPVSEGGANDRVSDLNNFWNAVDVRSPDDLFATRRGGALAEYDYLKTYYSGYGANYNTTTRLRRYVGESGVRPLIYDYTEPLLVANEPNRVRIVSDGSKVQWWDNGRLVFDYTDPEPYTTGHFAFRTTWSHFRISEFRVWRSQRQRSR comes from the coding sequence ATGACGACCACCCGTAGAGCCTTCGGAGCCCTCGCGGCCGGCGCCGCCCTGGCCGCCCTCGCCCCCGCGGCCACCGCGAGCGCCTCGCCCCGCCACCGTCGCCTCATCGCGCACGACGACTTCCGTCACGGTCTCGGCCGCTGGGCCGTCGAACTGGAGCAGGGCGGCACGGTCACCGCGCAGCGCGGAGTACTGGAGGTCGACGTGCCCGCCGGCGCGACGATCTGGTTCAGGCAGCCGCTCGAAGGGCCGTACGTCCTGGAGTACACCGCCACGCCTGTCTCCGAGGGCGGGGCCAACGACCGGGTGTCCGATCTGAACAACTTCTGGAACGCGGTCGACGTGCGGTCCCCCGACGACCTCTTCGCCACCCGACGGGGCGGGGCGCTCGCGGAGTACGACTACCTGAAGACGTACTACTCGGGCTACGGCGCCAACTACAACACCACGACACGGCTGCGCCGATATGTCGGAGAGTCCGGCGTGCGGCCGCTGATCTACGACTACACCGAGCCGCTGCTCGTCGCGAACGAGCCGAACCGGGTGCGGATCGTCTCCGACGGCTCCAAGGTGCAGTGGTGGGACAACGGGCGGCTCGTCTTCGACTACACCGACCCGGAGCCTTATACGACGGGGCACTTCGCGTTCCGGACCACCTGGAGCCACTTCCGGATCAGCGAGTTCAGGGTATGGCGGTCGCAGCGTCAACGTTCGCGATGA
- a CDS encoding LysM peptidoglycan-binding domain-containing M23 family metallopeptidase: MPAKGKHRRPKSQRFARSIAVAGTGGAALALPLMGATGAHAATPQSVSEKAVQSLPVTQKSAEKTAAKKDTAKTSTVRTYSVRAGDYLSKIADEQNVSGGWKKLYADNRSAIGDDPSLIHPGLKLSIGKKARTSTTKTESSAPSSSSKAKKTEKAEKAESKSSSKSTSATQSSNTTSSSGYTLPVTGATIGTGYRVAGSMWSSGYHTGVDFVVPTGTSLKAVGAGTVVSAGWGGAYGNQVVIKLNDGYYAQYAHLSQLSVSAGQTVTEGQQIGLSGATGNVTGPHLHFEIRTTPDYGSDVDPVAYLRSKGVAVG; the protein is encoded by the coding sequence ATGCCCGCGAAGGGTAAGCACCGCCGTCCGAAGTCCCAGCGCTTCGCCCGCTCGATAGCCGTCGCCGGAACCGGAGGCGCCGCTCTCGCCCTCCCGCTCATGGGGGCCACCGGCGCTCACGCCGCCACCCCCCAGTCCGTATCGGAAAAGGCCGTTCAGTCGCTTCCGGTCACGCAGAAGTCCGCCGAAAAGACGGCCGCGAAGAAGGACACCGCGAAGACCTCTACGGTGCGCACCTATTCGGTGCGCGCCGGCGACTATCTTTCGAAGATCGCCGATGAACAGAACGTCAGTGGTGGCTGGAAGAAGCTGTACGCCGACAACCGCTCGGCCATCGGGGACGACCCGTCGCTGATCCACCCCGGTCTGAAGCTCTCGATCGGCAAGAAGGCCAGGACGAGCACGACGAAGACCGAGTCCTCCGCTCCCTCGTCCTCCTCGAAGGCGAAGAAGACGGAGAAGGCGGAGAAGGCGGAGTCGAAGTCGTCCTCGAAGTCGACGTCCGCGACCCAGAGCTCGAACACCACGAGCTCCAGCGGTTACACCCTGCCGGTCACCGGCGCCACCATCGGCACCGGTTACCGCGTGGCGGGCAGCATGTGGTCCAGCGGTTACCACACCGGCGTCGACTTCGTCGTCCCGACCGGTACCTCGCTGAAGGCCGTGGGCGCGGGCACGGTCGTCTCCGCGGGCTGGGGTGGCGCCTACGGCAACCAGGTCGTCATCAAGCTCAACGACGGCTACTACGCGCAGTACGCCCACCTGTCCCAGCTCTCTGTCTCGGCCGGCCAGACCGTGACCGAGGGTCAGCAGATCGGCCTCTCCGGCGCGACCGGCAATGTCACCGGCCCGCACCTGCACTTCGAGATCCGCACCACGCCGGACTACGGCTCCGACGTGGACCCGGTCGCCTACCTCCGTTCGAAGGGCGTCGCCGTCGGCTGA
- a CDS encoding alpha-galactosidase → MLEIAENGRTWILSGPASSYALHLTAEDELLHLHWGPRIALADAEALAVSPLPEYRPFEAPLDGREEYPVEGGPRFARPALSVRTDERRGTEWSFEAYDTEGDELRLRFRDGGLTVTLHYRMRHDVLERWVTLDNQGPAPVELLRADSATWTLPDREDGWRLSQLHGRWAAESLLTRTPLTYGEKVIGSRRGHTGHQHLPWVALDTDATEERGEVYGVALGWSGSWRIAVAQLPDARVQITGGAGYDDSGLLLLAAGESFTTPVFAGLWSDGGFGGASRAWHAYQRAYVIPGADEDRPVLFNSWEATNFDISEEQQGTLARRAAAMGVELFVVDDGWFGARTSDRAGLGDWAPNPDRFPNGLKPLGEYVHGLGMQFGIWVEPEMINPDSELYRAHPDWVQYQSGRKRTEFRNQLVLNLAREDVQEYLWGQLDTLLSSAPIDYVKWDFNRCFTDAGWPGDPYPQRLWVDHVHGFYALLDRLRQAHPGVAFESCSGGGGRIDLGVLSRTDQVWTSDNTDPLDRLAIQYGFSQIHPARVMAAWVTDSPNTQLNDRVSSLRFRFVSAMAGVLGVGGDLAEWTEEELAEAGRWVALYKEIRPLVQRGELYRLRPPRGGLSAVQYVLGDETVVLAWLQAQKYGEPVPALRLRGLDPTASYECPETGEVHRGAVLLHHGLRTGLRGDLDATVIRLRRI, encoded by the coding sequence ATGCTGGAGATCGCCGAGAACGGCCGTACATGGATTCTGTCCGGGCCGGCCAGCAGTTACGCCCTGCACCTCACCGCCGAGGACGAGTTGCTGCACCTGCACTGGGGCCCGCGGATCGCCCTCGCTGACGCCGAGGCCCTCGCGGTGAGCCCGCTGCCCGAGTACCGGCCTTTCGAGGCCCCGCTCGACGGACGCGAGGAGTACCCCGTCGAGGGCGGCCCCCGCTTCGCACGCCCGGCCCTGTCCGTGCGCACCGACGAGCGGCGCGGCACCGAGTGGAGCTTCGAGGCGTACGACACGGAGGGCGACGAGCTGCGGCTGCGGTTCCGTGACGGCGGGCTGACCGTGACGCTGCACTACCGGATGCGCCACGACGTCCTGGAGCGCTGGGTGACCCTGGACAACCAGGGCCCTGCCCCCGTCGAGCTGCTGCGCGCCGACTCCGCCACCTGGACCCTGCCCGACCGTGAGGACGGCTGGCGGCTGTCCCAGCTGCACGGCCGCTGGGCCGCCGAATCCCTGCTCACGCGGACCCCCCTCACCTACGGCGAGAAGGTCATCGGCAGCCGCCGCGGCCACACCGGGCACCAGCACCTGCCCTGGGTCGCCCTCGACACCGACGCCACCGAGGAGCGCGGTGAGGTCTACGGCGTCGCCCTCGGCTGGTCGGGGTCCTGGCGGATCGCCGTCGCGCAACTCCCCGACGCGCGCGTGCAGATCACCGGGGGCGCCGGATACGACGACTCGGGTCTGCTCCTGCTGGCGGCCGGGGAGTCGTTCACGACCCCCGTGTTCGCCGGTCTCTGGAGCGACGGCGGGTTCGGCGGGGCGAGCCGTGCCTGGCACGCCTACCAGCGGGCGTACGTCATCCCGGGCGCGGACGAGGACCGGCCCGTGCTGTTCAACTCCTGGGAGGCCACCAACTTCGACATCTCCGAGGAGCAGCAGGGCACCCTCGCCCGGCGGGCCGCGGCGATGGGCGTCGAGCTGTTCGTCGTCGACGACGGCTGGTTCGGTGCCCGCACCAGTGACCGGGCCGGGCTCGGCGACTGGGCGCCCAACCCCGACCGCTTCCCGAACGGCCTCAAGCCGCTCGGCGAGTACGTGCACGGGCTCGGCATGCAGTTCGGCATCTGGGTCGAGCCGGAGATGATCAACCCGGACAGCGAGCTGTACCGCGCCCACCCGGACTGGGTGCAGTACCAATCCGGACGAAAGCGGACGGAGTTCCGCAATCAGCTCGTGCTGAATCTCGCGCGTGAGGACGTCCAGGAGTATTTGTGGGGGCAGCTCGACACCCTGCTCTCCTCGGCCCCGATCGACTATGTGAAGTGGGACTTCAACCGCTGCTTCACGGATGCCGGCTGGCCCGGCGACCCCTATCCGCAGCGTCTGTGGGTCGACCATGTCCACGGCTTCTATGCCCTTTTGGACCGCTTGCGGCAAGCCCACCCCGGCGTCGCCTTCGAGTCCTGCTCGGGTGGCGGCGGCCGGATCGACCTCGGGGTGCTCAGCCGCACCGACCAGGTGTGGACCTCGGACAACACCGACCCGCTCGACCGCCTCGCCATTCAGTACGGCTTCAGTCAGATCCACCCCGCGCGCGTGATGGCCGCCTGGGTCACCGACAGCCCCAACACCCAGCTCAACGACCGGGTGAGCTCGCTGCGGTTCCGGTTCGTGAGCGCGATGGCCGGAGTGCTCGGGGTCGGCGGTGACCTCGCGGAGTGGACCGAGGAGGAGCTCGCCGAGGCCGGGCGGTGGGTGGCCCTTTACAAGGAGATCCGGCCCTTGGTGCAGCGTGGCGAGCTCTACCGGCTGCGGCCTCCGCGGGGCGGACTGAGCGCGGTGCAGTACGTCCTCGGGGACGAGACCGTGGTCCTCGCCTGGCTCCAGGCGCAGAAGTACGGCGAGCCCGTCCCGGCGCTGCGGCTGCGCGGACTTGACCCGACAGCGTCGTACGAATGCCCCGAAACGGGCGAAGTGCACCGAGGGGCCGTGTTGCTGCATCACGGCCTTCGTACCGGTTTGCGTGGCGACCTCGATGCGACGGTTATCCGACTGCGCCGCATCTAG
- a CDS encoding tyrosine-protein phosphatase, giving the protein MTQQIPSTEPELAGVRNFRDVGGLPTADGRRVRYGVLFRSGHLAHATEDDAAFLASLGLHTIFDFRNAADQKLEGPDVDLPGVANVNLPLSDPAEGTWFWKMVRDGDIEQLRELLGDGKAAQRMINSYRTMIKERTAEHSQVLRSLAEDSVPALMHCAAGKDRAGLSIAVTLLALGVEREAIVADYLESNAKHRRYKVRRTSTSADAYSPEVMELLSPLFEARAEYLSAAFETIDETWGSVEVYLEEGLGLTPEIRERLRERLLD; this is encoded by the coding sequence GTGACGCAGCAGATCCCGTCGACCGAACCGGAACTGGCAGGTGTCCGCAACTTCCGTGACGTGGGCGGGCTGCCGACGGCGGACGGACGGCGGGTGCGCTACGGCGTGCTGTTCCGCAGCGGTCACCTCGCGCACGCGACGGAGGACGACGCGGCCTTCCTGGCCTCCCTGGGTCTGCACACGATCTTCGACTTCCGCAACGCGGCTGACCAGAAGCTGGAGGGCCCGGACGTCGACCTGCCGGGCGTCGCCAATGTGAACCTGCCGCTGAGCGACCCGGCGGAGGGCACCTGGTTCTGGAAGATGGTCCGCGACGGGGACATAGAGCAGTTGCGCGAGCTCCTCGGCGACGGCAAGGCCGCACAGCGGATGATCAACTCCTACCGCACGATGATCAAGGAGCGCACCGCCGAGCACTCCCAGGTGCTGCGTTCCCTCGCCGAGGACAGCGTGCCCGCCCTCATGCACTGTGCGGCGGGAAAGGACCGCGCGGGTCTGTCCATCGCGGTGACCCTGCTCGCCCTGGGTGTGGAGCGCGAGGCGATCGTCGCCGACTACCTGGAGTCGAACGCCAAGCACCGCCGCTACAAGGTCCGCCGCACCAGCACCTCCGCCGACGCCTACTCCCCCGAGGTCATGGAGCTGCTCAGTCCCCTGTTCGAGGCGCGCGCCGAGTATCTGTCGGCGGCCTTCGAGACCATCGACGAGACATGGGGCAGCGTCGAGGTGTATCTGGAGGAGGGCCTCGGCCTGACCCCCGAGATCCGCGAGCGGCTGCGCGAGCGGCTGCTCGACTGA
- a CDS encoding DUF6126 family protein translates to MKDMEEKFPRALWVRLIIYLAIGHVFAAFIFLLFEVGAGQ, encoded by the coding sequence ATGAAAGACATGGAGGAGAAGTTCCCCCGCGCCCTGTGGGTGCGCCTCATCATCTATCTCGCGATCGGCCACGTCTTCGCGGCCTTCATCTTCCTGCTCTTCGAGGTGGGAGCCGGGCAGTAG
- a CDS encoding XRE family transcriptional regulator — MSSPEAFTELPSVAPQLRALRRRASLTLEAAAGAAGLSPAHLSRLETGQRQPSLPMLLALARIYGTTVSELLGETVAERDSVVRAADMEATEAGGWTYFQAGAPGRGMQALRVRVPHGSQGDIVRVHPGEEWLYVLEGRLRLRLGDTTHRLGPGDSAHFDSLTPHRIAAQDPGGVELLFVHTLLQSPTATLCLGPTPGEMP, encoded by the coding sequence ATGAGCTCTCCGGAAGCCTTCACGGAGCTGCCCTCGGTGGCTCCTCAGCTTCGTGCCCTGCGCCGCCGCGCCTCCCTCACCCTGGAGGCCGCGGCCGGTGCGGCGGGGCTGTCGCCCGCCCATCTCTCCCGGCTGGAGACGGGTCAGCGCCAGCCCTCGCTGCCGATGCTGCTCGCGCTGGCCCGTATCTACGGTACGACGGTCTCGGAACTGCTCGGCGAGACGGTCGCGGAGCGGGACTCCGTCGTGCGCGCGGCCGACATGGAAGCGACCGAGGCGGGCGGCTGGACGTACTTCCAGGCCGGCGCGCCCGGCCGTGGGATGCAGGCCCTGCGGGTGCGGGTGCCGCACGGCTCGCAGGGCGACATCGTGCGCGTGCATCCCGGCGAGGAATGGCTCTACGTCCTCGAGGGGCGGCTCAGGCTGCGCCTCGGCGACACCACGCATCGGCTCGGCCCGGGCGACAGCGCGCACTTCGACTCGCTGACCCCGCATCGCATCGCCGCCCAGGATCCCGGCGGAGTCGAGCTCCTGTTCGTCCACACCCTGTTGCAGAGTCCCACGGCCACGCTGTGCCTGGGCCCCACCCCTGGAGAGATGCCATGA
- a CDS encoding aspartate aminotransferase family protein — MTTEFDLGRLLAERGAERYELHGRYLNHQLPRMLHTIGFDKVYERGEGAYFWDADGNDYLDMLAGFGVMGLGRHHPVVRKALHDVLDAQLADLTRFDCQPLPGLLAEKLLAHSPHLDRVFFGNSGTEAVETALKFARYATGKPRVLYCDHAFHGLTTGSLSVNGESGFRDGFAPLLPDTAVPLGDLDALARELKKGDVAALVVEPIQGKGVHEPSPGYLRAAQELLRKHKALLIADEVQTGLGRTGDFYAYQHEDGVEPDLVCVAKALSGGYVPVGATLGKDWIFKKVYSSMDRVLVHSASFGSNAQAMAAGLAVLSVMENEQIVANARVTGDLLRSRLTALIDKYELLADVRGRGLMIGIEFGRPKSLKLRSRWTMLQAARKGLFAQMVVVPLLQRHRILTQVSGDHLEVIKLIPPLVVGEKEVDRFVDAFTDVMDDAHSGSGLMWDFSKTLVKQAVANR, encoded by the coding sequence ATGACCACGGAGTTCGACCTCGGCAGACTCCTGGCCGAGCGCGGAGCCGAGCGCTACGAGCTGCACGGCAGATACCTGAACCACCAGCTCCCGCGCATGCTGCACACCATCGGCTTCGACAAGGTCTACGAGCGCGGCGAGGGCGCCTACTTCTGGGACGCGGACGGCAACGACTACCTGGACATGCTCGCCGGGTTCGGCGTCATGGGCCTGGGGCGCCACCACCCCGTCGTCCGCAAGGCACTGCACGACGTCCTCGACGCCCAGCTCGCCGACCTCACCCGCTTCGACTGCCAGCCGTTGCCCGGGCTGCTGGCCGAGAAGCTCCTCGCCCACAGCCCGCACCTGGACCGGGTGTTCTTCGGCAACAGCGGCACCGAGGCGGTGGAGACCGCACTGAAGTTCGCCCGGTACGCCACCGGGAAGCCCCGGGTCCTGTACTGCGACCATGCCTTCCACGGACTGACCACCGGGTCGTTGTCGGTCAACGGCGAGTCGGGCTTCCGGGACGGATTCGCGCCCCTGCTGCCCGACACCGCCGTGCCTCTCGGTGATCTCGACGCCCTGGCAAGGGAGCTGAAGAAGGGCGATGTGGCCGCCCTGGTCGTGGAGCCGATCCAGGGCAAGGGTGTGCACGAGCCCTCGCCCGGCTATCTGCGGGCCGCGCAGGAATTGCTGCGCAAACACAAGGCGCTGCTCATCGCCGACGAGGTGCAGACCGGGCTCGGCCGTACCGGGGACTTCTACGCCTACCAGCACGAGGACGGGGTCGAGCCCGACCTGGTGTGCGTGGCCAAGGCGCTCTCCGGCGGCTATGTGCCGGTCGGCGCCACCCTCGGCAAGGACTGGATCTTCAAGAAGGTCTACTCGTCGATGGACCGGGTCCTGGTGCACTCGGCGAGCTTCGGATCCAACGCCCAGGCGATGGCGGCCGGGCTCGCGGTTCTGTCGGTCATGGAGAACGAGCAGATCGTCGCGAACGCCCGCGTCACGGGCGACCTGCTGCGGTCCCGGCTCACCGCACTGATCGACAAGTACGAACTGCTCGCCGACGTCCGCGGCCGTGGCCTGATGATCGGCATCGAGTTCGGCAGGCCGAAATCGCTGAAGCTGCGCAGCCGCTGGACCATGCTCCAGGCCGCGCGCAAGGGCCTGTTCGCGCAGATGGTGGTCGTCCCCCTCTTGCAGCGGCACCGGATCCTCACCCAGGTCTCCGGCGACCATCTGGAGGTCATCAAGCTGATCCCGCCGCTCGTCGTCGGGGAGAAGGAGGTGGACCGGTTCGTCGACGCCTTCACCGACGTCATGGACGACGCGCACAGCGGCAGCGGGCTGATGTGGGACTTCAGCAAGACGCTGGTGAAGCAGGCGGTGGCCAACCGGTAG
- the dxs gene encoding 1-deoxy-D-xylulose-5-phosphate synthase, translating into MTILENIRGPRDLKALSESDLGELSEEIREFLVHAVARTGGHLGPNLGVVELSIALHRVFESPVDRIVWDTGHQSYVHKILTGRQDFSKLRGKGGLSGYPSREESEHDIVENSHASTALGWADGLAKARQVQGAKGHVVAVIGDGALTGGMAWEALNNIAAAKDRPLIIVVNDNERSYSPTIGGLANHLATLRTTDGYEKVLAWGKDVLLRTPLVGNTVYESLHGAKKGFKDAFAPQGMFEDLGLKYVGPIDGHDIGAVESALRRAKRFHGPVLVHCLTEKGRGYEPALAHEEDHFHTVGVMDPLTCEPLAPSNGPSWTSVFGDEIVAIGEEREDVVAITAAMLHPVGLGKFAARFPDRVWDVGIAEQHAAVSAAGLATGGLHPVVAVYATFLNRAFDQLLMDVALHRCGVTFVLDRAGVTGVDGASHNGMWDMSILQVVPGLRIAAPRDADQLRAQLREAVAVDDAPTLVRFPKESVGPSVPAIDRVGGLDVLHRGEQPEVLLVAVGVMAPVCLQAAELLEARGINCTVVDPRWVKPVDPSLPGLAAEHRLVAVVEDNSRAAGVGAAVALALGDAEVDVPVRRFGIPEQFLAHAKRGEVLADIGLTPVEVAGRISASLAVKAQTEVREKAE; encoded by the coding sequence GTGACCATTCTGGAGAACATCCGGGGACCACGCGACCTGAAGGCGCTGTCCGAATCGGATCTCGGTGAACTGTCCGAGGAAATCAGGGAGTTCCTGGTGCACGCGGTCGCCAGGACCGGCGGACACCTCGGGCCCAATCTGGGTGTGGTGGAACTCTCCATCGCGCTCCACCGGGTCTTCGAGTCACCGGTTGACCGCATCGTGTGGGACACCGGCCATCAGAGCTATGTGCACAAGATCCTGACGGGACGTCAGGACTTCTCCAAGCTGCGCGGCAAGGGCGGCCTGTCCGGCTACCCCTCGCGCGAGGAGTCCGAGCACGACATCGTCGAGAACAGCCACGCCTCCACCGCGCTCGGCTGGGCCGACGGGCTCGCCAAGGCCCGCCAGGTGCAGGGGGCGAAGGGGCATGTCGTCGCGGTCATCGGCGACGGCGCGCTCACCGGCGGCATGGCCTGGGAGGCGCTGAACAACATCGCGGCCGCCAAGGACCGGCCGCTGATCATCGTCGTGAACGACAACGAGCGGTCGTACTCGCCGACCATCGGCGGGCTCGCCAACCACCTCGCCACCCTGCGCACGACCGACGGCTACGAGAAGGTGCTGGCCTGGGGGAAGGACGTACTCCTCAGAACCCCCCTGGTCGGCAACACCGTCTACGAGTCCCTGCACGGTGCGAAGAAGGGCTTCAAGGACGCCTTCGCGCCGCAGGGCATGTTCGAGGACCTCGGGCTGAAGTACGTCGGCCCGATCGACGGCCACGACATCGGGGCCGTGGAGTCGGCGCTGAGGCGTGCGAAGCGCTTCCACGGGCCGGTGCTCGTCCACTGCCTGACCGAGAAGGGGCGCGGATACGAGCCCGCCCTGGCCCATGAAGAGGACCACTTCCACACCGTCGGTGTGATGGACCCCCTCACCTGTGAGCCGCTCGCGCCGTCCAACGGGCCCTCCTGGACCTCGGTGTTCGGCGACGAGATAGTCGCGATCGGCGAGGAGCGGGAGGACGTCGTGGCGATCACGGCGGCCATGCTGCACCCGGTGGGCCTCGGTAAGTTCGCGGCCCGTTTCCCGGACCGGGTGTGGGACGTCGGTATCGCCGAGCAGCACGCGGCGGTCTCCGCCGCAGGCCTGGCCACGGGTGGGCTGCACCCGGTCGTCGCCGTGTACGCGACCTTCCTGAACCGGGCCTTCGACCAGCTCCTGATGGACGTCGCCCTGCACCGCTGCGGGGTCACGTTCGTCCTGGACCGGGCCGGGGTCACGGGCGTCGACGGGGCCTCCCACAACGGCATGTGGGACATGTCGATCCTCCAGGTCGTGCCCGGACTGAGGATCGCCGCTCCTCGGGACGCCGACCAGCTGCGGGCCCAGCTGCGGGAGGCGGTCGCCGTGGACGACGCGCCGACCCTGGTGCGGTTCCCGAAGGAGTCGGTGGGCCCTTCGGTGCCGGCGATCGACCGGGTCGGTGGCCTGGACGTGCTGCATCGCGGGGAGCAGCCCGAGGTGCTGCTGGTCGCCGTCGGTGTCATGGCCCCGGTCTGCCTCCAGGCCGCCGAGCTGCTGGAAGCGCGGGGTATCAACTGCACGGTCGTGGACCCGCGTTGGGTCAAGCCCGTCGACCCCTCGCTGCCGGGTCTCGCCGCGGAACACCGGCTGGTCGCCGTCGTGGAGGACAACAGCCGGGCCGCCGGGGTCGGCGCCGCCGTCGCGTTGGCGCTCGGCGACGCCGAAGTCGACGTACCCGTACGGCGTTTCGGGATCCCGGAGCAGTTCCTCGCGCACGCCAAGCGGGGCGAGGTGCTCGCCGACATCGGTCTGACGCCGGTCGAGGTGGCGGGGCGGATCAGCGCGAGTCTGGCCGTGAAGGCACAGACCGAAGTCAGGGAGAAGGCTGAATGA
- the ispG gene encoding flavodoxin-dependent (E)-4-hydroxy-3-methylbut-2-enyl-diphosphate synthase gives MTAISLGVPEVPVRPIAERRLSRQIHVGPVAVGGGAPVSVQSMTTTRTSDIGATLQQIAELTASGCQIVRVACPTQDDADALATIARKSQIPVIADIHFQPKYVFAAIEAGCAAVRVNPGNIKQFDDKVKEIARAAKDHGTPIRIGVNAGSLDRRLLEKYGKATPEALVESALWEASLFEEHGFRDIKISVKHNDPVVMVSAYTLLAEQCDYPLHLGVTEAGPAFQGTIKSAVAFGALLSRGIGDTIRVSLSAPPVEEVKVGIQILESLNLRQRRLEIVSCPSCGRAQVDVYKLADEVTAGLEGMEVPLRVAVMGCVVNGPGEAREADLGVASGNGKGQIFVKGEVIKTVPESKIVETLIEEAMKIAEQMEQDGVASGEPAVTVS, from the coding sequence ATGACCGCCATTTCCTTGGGCGTCCCCGAGGTACCGGTCCGGCCGATCGCCGAGCGGCGCCTGTCGCGGCAGATCCACGTCGGACCGGTGGCGGTCGGGGGCGGGGCCCCGGTGTCGGTGCAGTCGATGACGACGACCCGCACGTCGGACATCGGCGCCACTCTCCAGCAGATCGCCGAGCTCACCGCGTCCGGCTGTCAGATCGTCCGCGTCGCCTGTCCCACGCAGGACGACGCGGACGCGCTGGCGACCATCGCGCGCAAGTCGCAGATCCCGGTGATCGCGGACATCCACTTCCAGCCCAAGTACGTGTTCGCCGCGATCGAGGCCGGCTGCGCGGCCGTACGGGTCAATCCCGGCAACATCAAGCAGTTCGACGACAAGGTCAAGGAGATCGCGCGGGCCGCGAAGGACCACGGCACACCGATCCGGATCGGGGTCAACGCCGGGTCGCTGGACAGGCGGCTGCTCGAGAAGTACGGCAAGGCGACTCCGGAGGCGCTGGTCGAATCGGCGTTGTGGGAAGCGTCGTTGTTCGAGGAGCACGGCTTCCGGGACATCAAGATCTCCGTCAAGCACAACGATCCCGTGGTGATGGTCAGCGCCTACACACTGCTCGCCGAGCAGTGCGACTACCCGCTGCACCTGGGAGTCACGGAGGCGGGGCCCGCCTTCCAGGGGACGATCAAGTCGGCCGTGGCCTTCGGCGCGCTGCTCAGCAGGGGGATCGGCGACACCATCCGGGTGTCGCTGAGTGCCCCGCCGGTCGAGGAGGTCAAGGTCGGCATCCAGATCCTGGAGTCACTGAACCTGCGGCAACGCCGGCTGGAGATCGTGTCGTGTCCCTCGTGCGGGCGCGCGCAGGTCGACGTCTACAAGCTGGCCGACGAGGTCACGGCGGGTCTCGAGGGCATGGAAGTGCCCCTGCGGGTCGCGGTGATGGGATGTGTGGTCAACGGCCCCGGCGAGGCACGGGAGGCGGACCTCGGGGTCGCCTCCGGCAACGGCAAGGGGCAGATCTTCGTGAAGGGCGAGGTCATCAAGACCGTCCCGGAGTCGAAGATCGTGGAGACCCTCATCGAGGAGGCGATGAAGATCGCCGAACAGATGGAGCAGGACGGCGTCGCGTCGGGGGAGCCGGCCGTCACCGTGAGTTGA